The DNA sequence CCAATAAAAAattgtcaacttggaaagacaatgagattcgagaggttttattgacaagggCCAacgctggtgtcaatgtgctgtgaTACAAAAACACTGATATCCACAGCGGActttatacgtcatgtcctgcctcatGTATGTTCTACCCAGACTCCAACCCttgcctgaatgttctggaaagTTTCCCATTGTTGTGAATACATCTGACTTGGACAATCCAACTCAAGAAATTGTCCAGACCTGTTAATTTTCCATAGGTCAGGCATAAAAAACGCTTAAAAAAGGCTCACAAAATTCGCTAAttttctactcaccactatgccgatggaggggtgggtgaagtgtttgagtccacaaaacgcTTTTGGTGTCacaaacagcgttgcagccaaatccaatatcCAAAGTAACTGGGGACTCAaacaacagataaaaaacataaaattccTCCATACTGTCATCCAAAACAGTAAGACCacacattcaaatttaaatcaaaacaacgtcatttacaccatgttttttagcctaaatgtcctctggtAGCCTCCTCTGGAGCCGTGTTCAcgttcacacgcacacaagctcTTGCTCTTTCAAACTTTAACCTTTAATATGTTTTACCTTCCTCAGGTCATCATTGACGAGTTGATCAAAAAGCTGGACGTGAACCTGAACGAGGACATTGGGAACTTGTCCCCTGAGGAGCTTCGGCAGAGAGTCGACGCTGCTATCGCTCAGATAGTGAACCCAGCCCGTGTCAAAGAGCAGCTGGTAGATCAGCTCAAAACCCAGATCAGGGACCTGGAGATGTTCATCAACTTCATCCAGGGTACACAAACATATATGCAGTTGGAGTATAAGCTTGTGGTTTTTTGGGGGTTAATGCGTAATCTTTGCCCTTTCTTCCAAAAGATGAGGTGGGGAATCCTCTCTTGCCAGATGTCGGACTCAGCCAGCAGCCACAAGCAGCAGGGACCAATGCCAGAACTCCAGGGATGAAGAAGAAAGGTCAGTCAGTTCATAACATCATCTAACTGCAAGTGCATTGTCATGTTAATAGTAATTAAACTAGTAGATCCTCGacaagatgtgtttttaatggctttcactgtaatactgtaaaGCTGTATTCAGacatttgcctttcacacatgcacaacacagccggaggttctctgcacagacacgttcacaacagcatcaaatcctccgcattattcaggcgagaggtggagcagccgggtgcagtaggcagaggcaggaagtgacatattaactcCACTGCGGAGATCCCGTgattttcacacacagagccattcgtcagctcttatcaccaaaaactctcttgacatcatTTATCGGTGTCTCCTACATGTGTGTCACggctttttcaccgggagatatttggtttcttttcatttttttcatttttgcgtctgtcgcgtgtGAGAAGCGTCATCAGCCACCCACTCCCTCGCAATGAATCCAGCTGGGGATTTCCcactgtgttctcacatccaatttttcctggatttctacggatttaatactaggaggccaggcggaggTCCGCAGACACTGCAGAGCGTCTCTCTCCGACATTTGCGTttacacatgcacctcctccgtaGAAAATACGGAGGgactgcggagttcagtgcatgtctgaaagcaactttgCTTTGCATTGTAAGTTATTTctgagccacatgtgagggtaGAAAGGCTGTTTAATATAACTATATTCTGATGTGTCTCTGCAGTGGACCCTGAACAGGCCCAGAAGATGCGAGAGACTGGCCTGCAGCTGATCCAGAAGGCCATCGCCGTGCTGCAGATCTTCGCTGCGAGCCAGTTCGGCTGTGCGACTGGACACGTTCCCCAGAGCATGTGGCCTCAGGAGTCTGCGGCCCAGGACTACGGGCCCCTGCTGCAGCGTCTGGAGGCAGCTGTAGAGAAAGTGCGAGTGCTTGGCTCGCACAGACATCCCTCCCTGGAACACGTCGTCAACTACACCAGCAACACGGCCCTGGGCCCTCGAGATGAGCTGACGACGTCGGTGAGGAAGGAGCTGGCGATTGCTCTCAAAGACTTATTGGCTCACGGCCTCTTCTTGCCCTCTCAGACCATGAGCTTGGTGCTGGCGCCCATTTCCTGCCTGCTGCCTTACAGACCAGACCCACAGACCATGCACCCATGGGACCTCTTTGTCAAATACTACCACTCCAAAAACGGGAAGGCCTTTGTGGAGACACCAGCCCGCCAGCTTTCACAGTCCTTCAGACTGCCTTTAGGGGGCGGACCAGTGACTGTAACCCCTAAACAGTCTCTGCTGTGGGCTATCCACACTGTGCTGAAGGAGCACGGACGTTACAAGAGAGGACCGGACACAGAGTTGAAAGCGCTGGTGTGCATGGCTCTGAACGAGCAGCGGCTGGTGTCGTGGCTCAACCTGCTGTGTAAGTCAGAGACTCTGATTCACCCGCACTACCAGTCCTGGAGCTACATGGCTCAGACCGGCTTCGAAGGAGCCCTGCGCATCCTTGGCCGCATCAGCCACCTCAAATTCAACCTCCCTGTGGACCTGGCCGTCCGGCAGCTGAAGAACATTAAAGATGCTTTCTGAGGAGGCAACATATATGTCAAAAGTCTGAAAAGTAGAGAAGCGACAGTGTCAGATTTCAAGTATTACATCAGCTAAACCACACAGTTCTTACCTGCATTCCAAAGCATGTTTTTGTGCTTCAAGTCAGTAACATTTTGAAGGTCATTGAAGCAGCCACCCATCTAAAATCTACAGTTCATGCATGGAGGATTTTATTGTTTGAGCTTCAACCATGATCTGCACCCTGTTTAAGATGCCAAAATGACAAGAAGACAATGCTGCTTGTACTGTAAACCTGCCTtagagtgaagatggagattACCTCATCTTTAGTAAAGCCTTCCTGACCTTTGCGACCTGTGCTCCTCGTACAGTAATAGGACCTTGGCCTATTCATAAAAGGGATTGTTGGATTTTTACAGTA is a window from the Hippoglossus hippoglossus isolate fHipHip1 chromosome 8, fHipHip1.pri, whole genome shotgun sequence genome containing:
- the rundc1 gene encoding RUN domain-containing protein 1 isoform X1, with translation MSTEELSASDSEAMFAGAGERWAPVGAVASPEDESGSGCADQPKQRGSSSATEEEMATQLRRLEEEQDQLNSSLLALTSHFAQVQFRLKQIVHAQSDEKERMLAELEEFAFRGCPHVVGCRAQEAQHLENSRDLSEREKRERLEAQREKQKDLIFQLKTQLDDLEHFAYQEGSYDSLPQSIVMERQKVIIDELIKKLDVNLNEDIGNLSPEELRQRVDAAIAQIVNPARVKEQLVDQLKTQIRDLEMFINFIQDEVGNPLLPDVGLSQQPQAAGTNARTPGMKKKVDPEQAQKMRETGLQLIQKAIAVLQIFAASQFGCATGHVPQSMWPQESAAQDYGPLLQRLEAAVEKVRVLGSHRHPSLEHVVNYTSNTALGPRDELTTSVRKELAIALKDLLAHGLFLPSQTMSLVLAPISCLLPYRPDPQTMHPWDLFVKYYHSKNGKAFVETPARQLSQSFRLPLGGGPVTVTPKQSLLWAIHTVLKEHGRYKRGPDTELKALVCMALNEQRLVSWLNLLCKSETLIHPHYQSWSYMAQTGFEGALRILGRISHLKFNLPVDLAVRQLKNIKDAF
- the rundc1 gene encoding RUN domain-containing protein 1 isoform X2 produces the protein MSTEELSASDSEAMFAGAGERWAPVGAVASPEDESGSGCADQPKQRGSSSATEEEMATQLRRLEEEQDQLNSSLLALTSHFAQVQFRLKQIVHAQSDEKERMLAELEEFAFRGCPHVVGCRAQEAQHLENSSEREKRERLEAQREKQKDLIFQLKTQLDDLEHFAYQEGSYDSLPQSIVMERQKVIIDELIKKLDVNLNEDIGNLSPEELRQRVDAAIAQIVNPARVKEQLVDQLKTQIRDLEMFINFIQDEVGNPLLPDVGLSQQPQAAGTNARTPGMKKKVDPEQAQKMRETGLQLIQKAIAVLQIFAASQFGCATGHVPQSMWPQESAAQDYGPLLQRLEAAVEKVRVLGSHRHPSLEHVVNYTSNTALGPRDELTTSVRKELAIALKDLLAHGLFLPSQTMSLVLAPISCLLPYRPDPQTMHPWDLFVKYYHSKNGKAFVETPARQLSQSFRLPLGGGPVTVTPKQSLLWAIHTVLKEHGRYKRGPDTELKALVCMALNEQRLVSWLNLLCKSETLIHPHYQSWSYMAQTGFEGALRILGRISHLKFNLPVDLAVRQLKNIKDAF